A genomic window from Silene latifolia isolate original U9 population chromosome Y, ASM4854445v1, whole genome shotgun sequence includes:
- the LOC141633121 gene encoding eukaryotic translation initiation factor 3 subunit E-like — protein MLNDRYQIGPDQIEALYQFAKFQFKCGNYSGAADFLYQYRALCTNSDRNLSALWGKLAAEIFIQNWNVVLEELNHLKEIIYSKKKTRIAHSIGCKK, from the exons ATGCTCAATGACCGCTATCAG ATTGGTCCAGACCAAATAGAAGCACTGTATCAGTTTGCAAAATTCCAATTTAAATGTGGGAATTACTCTGGAGCAGCTGATTTTCTATACCAGTATAGAGCTCTTTGTACCAACAGTGACAGGAATCTTAGTGCTTTATGGGGAAAGCTCGCTGCTGAGATTTTTATTCAAAACTGGAATGTTGTTCTTGAAGAACTCAATCATTTAAAGGAGATCATTTATTCCAAG AAAAAGACCAGGATAGCACATTCAATTGGCTGTAAGAAATGA